The region GGTTTTGAAGCGTTGTCTAAAGTATATAATTTATGTTAAAATGAAAGACATCGGTTCAAAACCGTTGTTTATTTGATTTAACATCAGTTTGGAATTGCTTTGCCTGATGTTATTGAGTTGTATATACATCAGTTTTGGGTACAAAAGAACACAATATGCATGTTGTTTTTATTagcatagacatcggtttttacaTTTTCAGTGATGTGTATTATTCACATATTCAACTAGCTAAAAATTACCAATCGCAAACTAATCACAAACCAAACCAATCGCAAACCAAAACTATCAAAACTGAAATTGACTAATCACAAACCAAAACTGAAATACTAAAAGCTTTTTAGCTATATATCAAGCACCAAACAAGCACGGAAATGCAACAAAAGTTATATAATAACTTACAAATCATCCAACAAAAGTTATAACAATCATTTAAACAAGTCAGGCCGAATATCCACAATTCATGATCTGCCATAACTAGTCTAATTACGCAAGTCATTTCCAGCAAAGCGTGGTACTAGCGTGATAGCAGACTACTTAAGCAGATTACAAGACTAACCAAACGAACAAACGACCAACTAGATGACATTGTACTGATCAAACTAAATATTTTTCCCTGGTAACATGAAAACTAAACAAACTCTTGGACATATTGAAGAGTCTCGAATCGCACTTCATCAAGTTCCTCCTTTGTATAGCACTTTCGAGTCTTAGTTGCCCACTGTGAAATTTACAGAGTGGAAAAATTGCGAATTAGCATACtatactataaatataaatatgcCCTGATAAATGTACATTTATTATAGGTGTTTGCAGATTGCGCTAAATATACATTTATTACCTTGGTAATgaatttcatttctttatcttcGAATATGTCTTTCATGTAACGCATGACAACGTACCCACACTCGTATTCACCCGGTTGTTTCGGGGATCCCTAATCCAACAAAAAATTAACAATCAATCAATCCCAAAAAAGAAAGAACTCACAAAAAACCCTACTATAGTCAAATGTGCACAAATGAATACGTACGCTAAGGTTCTTAATCTTGGGGTTTTTGTTTACCAATCCTTTCTGAGCATTATAAGATCTCACCGCTCTATACAAAGTAAACATGTAGTATACATAaataaaaaattctaaaaaaaatagacagcaaatatatataaaaaaaagttCAATTAACATTACTGCGTTAATGCTGCTTCCAATTTTAGAAAATTTGTCGGATGGGCCAAGGGGTTGAGGATGAAGATTTCCGATTCCCAAATCATAATCAAAATCCAGTGATAACTGTTTAATGTTAAATAAATCAACAAGAAATTATAAAATATAGAGACagtttataattttttataattttgcaAACGCTAAAACTTACTTCTCATTATGAGGCATGAGGAATATGCGAGAATCTCCTGTATTCATCCCTTCGATAATATAAGCTTCAAAATCATCATTGAGCTTAAAAGTGGCCGCTGGATCAACAAATGCATACATGTCGGATCGTTTTCTCTTACGAACCTCGGTATACAAATACCTACAATTAAAAATAAAACATTCTCCATAATTTGTTCTCacgaaaaaa is a window of Apium graveolens cultivar Ventura chromosome 11, ASM990537v1, whole genome shotgun sequence DNA encoding:
- the LOC141695319 gene encoding uncharacterized protein LOC141695319, whose amino-acid sequence is MCTLVHGVPLEPGYARVQVDVTIKEDALVPVPIAGKIETFCQAKKKEVKPRKTKIVNAYQKLSAEMKSVKPTDNVPRRFMLLYRHAMVILKESGDSIQIPCGAEVFGVEKVIFLLHENVMALLEFKMIGQGIISTYMAYLYTEVRKRKRSDMYAFVDPAATFKLNDDFEAYIIEGMNTGDSRIFLMPHNENYHWILIMIWESEIFILNPLAHPTNFLKLEAALTQAVRSYNAQKGLVNKNPKIKNLSGSPKQPGEYECGYVVMRYMKDIFEDKEMKFITKWATKTRKCYTKEELDEVRFETLQYVQEFV